In one window of Paracoccus saliphilus DNA:
- the alr gene encoding alanine racemase, with protein MGLQIDIAAIVANWKALAAKAPTARAAAVVKADGYGLGAAKVVPALYEAGARDFFVALANEGQAIRASLPDDATINVLSGHMEGADLEGLVPVINNPEQFFRDRAMRPEKPFAIQLDSGMNRLGMEAAEWAGIRDEALAAGPAFIMSHLACADEPEHPANALQLKAFREMTEGVGVPLSLAATGGILLGPDFHFDMVRPGVGLYGGMPFADAKPVVRLSLPVIQTREVQAGEIVGYGATWTADSPRRVATVAAGYADGILRMLSSSGASLYADGKACPIVGRVSMDLVTADVTHLDEIPAELELICPEQPIDAVAGYAGTIGYEILTSLRHRYKRAYL; from the coding sequence ATGGGATTGCAGATCGATATTGCGGCCATCGTGGCCAATTGGAAAGCGCTGGCGGCAAAGGCGCCCACTGCGCGTGCGGCAGCGGTGGTCAAGGCGGACGGTTACGGGCTCGGCGCGGCGAAAGTCGTTCCCGCGCTTTACGAGGCCGGGGCGCGCGATTTCTTCGTTGCGCTGGCGAATGAGGGGCAGGCGATCCGAGCATCTCTTCCGGATGACGCAACTATCAATGTGTTGTCAGGACATATGGAGGGCGCGGATCTGGAGGGACTCGTTCCGGTCATCAACAACCCCGAACAATTCTTCCGTGATCGCGCCATGCGCCCCGAAAAACCCTTCGCGATCCAGCTCGACAGCGGTATGAACCGGTTGGGGATGGAGGCGGCGGAATGGGCCGGTATCCGTGACGAGGCGCTGGCCGCCGGTCCCGCGTTCATCATGTCGCACCTGGCTTGCGCGGATGAACCGGAGCACCCGGCCAATGCCTTGCAACTCAAGGCTTTCCGGGAAATGACGGAAGGGGTGGGGGTGCCGCTCTCGCTGGCGGCGACAGGGGGAATCCTGCTTGGCCCGGATTTCCATTTCGACATGGTGCGTCCCGGTGTCGGCCTTTACGGAGGCATGCCTTTCGCCGATGCGAAGCCGGTGGTGCGCCTGTCCCTGCCGGTGATCCAGACACGCGAGGTGCAGGCTGGCGAGATCGTGGGTTACGGGGCGACATGGACCGCCGATTCCCCGCGCCGGGTCGCCACGGTCGCGGCGGGCTATGCCGACGGAATCCTGCGGATGCTGTCCTCCAGCGGAGCCAGCCTTTATGCCGATGGAAAGGCCTGTCCAATCGTCGGCCGGGTCTCTATGGATCTGGTCACTGCCGATGTGACGCATCTGGACGAGATTCCTGCCGAGCTGGAACTGATATGCCCCGAACAGCCTATCGATGCCGTGGCCGGATATGCGGGAACGATCGGCTATGAAATCCTCACATCCCTTCGGCATCGATACAAGCGGGCCTACCTGTGA
- a CDS encoding ABC transporter permease, whose protein sequence is MPGRRRGSRENSLRTGSGRAWSIMAALIAALVLMPVAAVAWMALNPTENIWPHLLNSVLPRYLSNTVILAVGTGLLSACMGAGSAWLVSMYEFPGRRWLQWLLLAPLAVPAYIGAYALADFLDYSGPVQTAMRGWFGWTNAGDYWFPRIRSIEAAILVLSAALYPYVYLLTRAALHEQSGSAYEVARALGAGPWGLFRRVGLPLARPAIVAGSAIAMMESVADYGVVSYFGVQTLNTGIFTTWLERRNAGGAAQIACVILLVVLVLALWERFARRNARFHQSARQPRPISRQLLRGVPAGAATVACTIPFALGFLLPVGVILNYALAYPEGWITPGLGLAVWHTVSLGGIAAFLTVGMALTMVYGVRLSGRSLPRLLLPATMIGYAAPGAVLAVGILIPLAALDHRVADGWLALTGTDPGLILTGSGAAIVLAYMVRFFAIGQGAIDGAFTRVAPSLPMAARSLGRSNTGVLRDVFMPLMRGSVGSALLLIFVDSCKELPATLLLRPFSYETLATRVHEKASLEDLGNAAPAALLVMAVGLLAVILLAHTNPGLRKVAPRAIGVSQAG, encoded by the coding sequence ATGCCCGGACGGCGGCGGGGCAGCCGTGAAAACAGCCTGCGGACAGGCTCCGGACGTGCATGGTCCATCATGGCGGCGCTGATTGCCGCGCTGGTTCTGATGCCGGTTGCTGCGGTCGCCTGGATGGCGCTGAACCCGACCGAGAACATCTGGCCGCATCTGCTGAACTCGGTCCTGCCGCGTTACCTGTCTAATACGGTGATCCTTGCGGTCGGAACCGGATTGCTGTCGGCCTGCATGGGGGCGGGGTCCGCATGGCTGGTCAGCATGTATGAGTTCCCCGGCCGCCGATGGCTGCAATGGCTGCTGCTGGCGCCATTGGCCGTGCCGGCCTATATCGGCGCCTATGCGCTGGCGGATTTCCTGGATTATTCCGGCCCGGTTCAGACCGCCATGCGCGGCTGGTTCGGCTGGACAAATGCGGGTGATTACTGGTTTCCCCGCATACGCTCGATCGAGGCGGCGATCCTGGTCCTGTCGGCGGCGCTTTATCCCTATGTCTACCTGCTGACCCGGGCGGCCCTGCATGAGCAATCGGGCAGCGCCTACGAGGTTGCGCGCGCCCTTGGGGCTGGTCCTTGGGGGTTGTTTCGCCGTGTCGGCCTGCCGCTAGCCCGGCCTGCCATCGTCGCCGGTTCGGCCATCGCGATGATGGAGTCGGTCGCCGATTACGGTGTCGTCAGCTATTTCGGGGTGCAGACGCTGAATACCGGTATCTTCACCACATGGCTCGAACGCCGCAATGCCGGTGGCGCGGCGCAGATCGCCTGTGTCATCCTGCTGGTGGTCCTGGTCCTGGCGTTGTGGGAGCGTTTTGCACGCCGCAATGCCCGTTTCCATCAAAGCGCGCGCCAGCCCCGCCCGATCAGCCGCCAGTTGCTGAGGGGAGTGCCCGCCGGGGCCGCGACGGTCGCCTGCACGATTCCCTTCGCCCTGGGCTTCCTGCTGCCGGTCGGGGTGATCCTGAATTATGCGCTGGCCTATCCCGAGGGGTGGATAACGCCCGGGCTGGGGCTTGCCGTCTGGCACACGGTCAGCCTGGGCGGAATCGCGGCCTTCCTGACCGTGGGAATGGCCCTGACCATGGTTTACGGGGTGCGCCTGTCCGGGCGCAGCCTGCCCCGGTTGCTGCTGCCGGCGACCATGATCGGATATGCCGCGCCCGGTGCGGTGCTGGCAGTCGGCATCCTGATTCCCCTGGCGGCTTTGGATCATCGGGTCGCCGATGGCTGGCTGGCGTTGACCGGCACCGATCCGGGGCTGATCCTGACCGGCAGCGGGGCGGCGATCGTGCTTGCCTATATGGTGCGTTTCTTCGCCATCGGGCAGGGCGCCATTGACGGCGCTTTCACGCGGGTCGCGCCATCGCTGCCGATGGCGGCCCGGTCCCTGGGGCGCAGCAATACCGGAGTGTTACGCGATGTTTTCATGCCACTGATGCGCGGCTCGGTCGGCTCGGCGCTGCTGTTGATCTTTGTCGATAGCTGCAAGGAACTGCCCGCCACATTGTTGCTACGCCCGTTCAGCTATGAGACCCTGGCGACCCGCGTGCATGAAAAGGCCAGCCTCGAAGACCTGGGTAATGCGGCTCCGGCCGCGCTTTTGGTCATGGCGGTCGGATTGCTTGCGGTGATCTTGCTGGCACATACCAACCCCGGCTTGCGTAAAGTCGCGCCACGCGCTATCGGAGTGTCGCAAGCGGGGTAG